The following coding sequences lie in one Xiphophorus maculatus strain JP 163 A chromosome 4, X_maculatus-5.0-male, whole genome shotgun sequence genomic window:
- the LOC102230346 gene encoding uncharacterized protein LOC102230346 isoform X3 encodes MASAVLLLLQLLLLTSLVSASHHWGGTTSFTYKGRNPDGSVKMSLRTRDTYDACYYNHYWYCYGSNCGHANTQVRTQIDTSTNTPSYESQWCESETVETWTIPSDKPFNLRAASCCWIDTRNWVSNWYLDSQVDFGTRSDTRKPNKLPDIAIVPFLRVPQNCPRTYRLAAFDPDGDRVRCRYGNNQGYECDNCHLPSGFQLDQDSCTLHYQHTNSDYRIFGFEMVVEDYARGTIDLFYSDGSSVRKYPLPSRTKRQAYTTTPPTTTNNPWSWWQPTTAPTTTTAAPTTTWWWWQTTTTPTTTTPWWWWWQTTTTTAPTTTTAAPTTTSWWWWQTTTTTEPTTTTAAPTTTWWWWQTTTTPTTTTPWWWWRQTTTVPTTTTQSVSSTPLSKQPLQFSFLVDPPIPSCQEGLYLPKFQSPTPSHGTRIKAEVNKEMEIRVKATAVYSSIQNIIFSGPTNVTKHRDTNNDFIIRWTPTEDDLGEQYPICFVVESVSWNSAYQSEMRCVLVEVQKHQVEATVTCTESAMKVEVDKASFFGLQENHLRLSDPSNTVCSLRRHSNHTHIVAIIPLNQCGTQIEEDDDYLIFKNEITTGSDDQNALITRKHLVEARFYCQYPKRGNVTLSFKVHRKTVTVWEKGFGTFTYQLEFYQDNQFGAMFSPNSYPLEYDVGDRIYMQLDASSSVNHTEMFVESCRAAPYDNPNYHPTYSIIENGCNVDPTVQIHSSPNDSKFRFSIEAFQFIGLHDQVYISCTVMMCEAGNPNTRCSRGCNNSTIHNFRRKREAVIESGKHFVSQGPLRLKREADPRGASAVNLNLNLMFVAGCLLAAVGMVCGVIIYKTKTSRVKYQPLPVHEN; translated from the exons ATGTCCCTCCGAACCAGAGATACTTATGATGCCTGTTATTATAACCACTACTGGTATTGTTACGGTAGCAACTGCGGCCATGCAAACACTCAAGTCAGAACTCAAATTGACACAAGCACCAATACTCCATCCTACGAAAGCCAATGGTGTGAGTCAGAAACAGTTGAGACATGGACCATCCCCAGTGACAAACCTTTCAATCTCAG GGCAGCTAGCTGCTGCTGGATCGATACACGTAACTGGGTTAGTAACTGGTACTTGGATTCTCAAGTGGATTTTGGAACGAGGTCGGACACaagaaaaccaaataaattaCCTGATATTGCCATTGTCCCCTTCTTAAG AGTTCCTCAGAACTGCCCAAGAACGTACAGGCTGGCTGCCTTTGACCCTGATGGCGACCGAGTCCGCTGCAGGTATGGGAATAACCAAGGATACGAGTGTGACAACTGCCATCTCCCCTCAGGCTTCCAGCTTGACCAG GATTCTTGCACTTTACACTACCAGCACACCAATTCCGACTACAGAATCTTTGGATTTGAGATGGTGGTAGAAGATTACGCACGCGGCACTATCGACTTGTTCTACTCTGATGGATCAAGTGTTCGCAAGTATCCACTGCCTTCAAGGACGAAGAGACAAGCCTACACCACCACACCACCAACCACCACAAACAACCCCTGGTCGTGGTGGCAGCCTACCACTGCACCCACAACTacaactgcagctccaacaacaacctgGTGGTGGTGGCAGACTACCACAacaccaactacaacaacaccctggtggtggtggtggcagaCTACCACTACCACTGCACCCACAACTacaactgcagctccaacaacaacctcATGGTGGTGGTGGCAGACTACCACTACCACTGAACCCACAACTacaactgcagctccaacaacaacctgGTGGTGGTGGCAGACTACCACAacac caactacaacaacaCCCTGGTGGTGGTGGCGGCAGACCACCACTGTTCCCACAACAACGACACAAAGTGTGAGCAGTACTCCCCTTAGTAAGCAACCTCTGCAGTTCTCTTTTCTAG TGGATCCGCCCATTCCCTCATGTCAGGAGGGTCTCTACCTGCCTAAATTTCAGTCTCCGACGCCTTCACATGGAACACGGATCAAGGCTGAGGTCAACAAAGAGATGGAGATCAGAGTCAAGGCAACTGCAGTATATTCATC AATCCAAAACATCATCTTCAGTGGGCCAACAAACGTCACCAAGCACAGGGACACCAATAATGACTTTATCATCAGGTGGACACCAACTGAAGATGACCTGGGAGAACAATACCCAATCTGCTTTGTGGTGGAATCAGTGAGCTG GAACTCTGCCTATCAGTCTGAGATGAGGTGTGTTCTGGTGGAAGTCCAAAAGCATCAAG TTGAAGCCACAGTGACCTGCACCGAATCCGCAATGAAGGTTGAGGTTGACAAAGCTTCCTTCTTTGGACTCCAGGAGAATCATCTTCGCCTCAGTGACCCCAGCAACACCGTCTGCAGCCTCCGCAGGCACTCCAACCACACTCACATCGTCGCCATCATTCCCCTCAACCAATGTGGGACTCAGATCGAG GAAGACGATGACTACCTCATTTTCAAGAATGAGATCACTACGGGGAGTGATGACCAAAATGCTCTGATCACCAGGAAGCATCTGGTGGAGGCCCGGTTCTACTGCCAGTACCCCAAACGGGGGAATGTGACGCTGAGCTTCAAAGTGCACAGAAAGACCGTCACGGTGTGGGAGAAAGGCTTCGGCACGTTCACATACCAGCTTGAGTTCTACCAAGACAATCAGTTCGGCGCCATGTTCAGCCCAAACTCATACCCACTGGAGTACGACGTTGGAGACAGGATCTACATGCAGCTGGACGCCAGCTCCTCTGTCAACCACACCGAGATGTTTGTGGAGTCCTGCAGAGCTGCACCGTATGACAACCCCAACTACCATCCAACCTACTCCATCATTGAGAACGG GTGCAATGTTGACCCGACTGTGCAGATCCACTCCAGCCCCAACGACAGTAAGTTCAGGTTCAGCATTGAGGCCTTCCAGTTCATCGGACTGCATGATCAG GTGTACATCAGCTGCACAGTCATGATGTGTGAAGCAGGAAACCCCAACACCAGGTGCTCAAGGGGATGCAACAACTCCACCATACACAACTTCCGCAGAAAGAGAGAGGCTGTAATCGAGAGCGGAAAGCACTTCGTTTCCCAGGGTCCTTTGCGTCTGAAGCGTGAAGCGGACCCCAGAGGGGCCTCAG CTGTCaacctgaacctgaacctgaTGTTTGTGGCTGGATGTCTCCTTGCTGCTGTTGGGATGGTCTGCGGCGTGATCATCTACAAAACCAAAACCTCCAGGGTCAAATACCAACCTCTGCCTGTAcatgaaaactga
- the LOC102230346 gene encoding uncharacterized protein LOC102230346 isoform X2 → MASAVLLLLQLLLLTSLVSASHHWGGTTSFTYKGRNPDGSVKMSLRTRDTYDACYYNHYWYCYGSNCGHANTQVRTQIDTSTNTPSYESQWCESETVETWTIPSDKPFNLRAASCCWIDTRNWVSNWYLDSQVDFGTRSDTRKPNKLPDIAIVPFLRVPQNCPRTYRLAAFDPDGDRVRCRYGNNQGYECDNCHLPSGFQLDQDSCTLHYQHTNSDYRIFGFEMVVEDYARGTIDLFYSDGSSVRKYPLPSRTKRQAYTTTPPTTTNNPWSWWQPTTAPTTTTAAPTTTWWWWQTTTTPTTTTPWWWWWQTTTTTEPTTTTAAPTTTWWWWQTTTTTTIAPTTTAAPTTSWWWWQTTTTPTTTSNPWWWWWQTTTTTAPTTTTAAPTTTPWWWWQTTTTTAPTTTTAAPTTTPWWWWQTTTTPTTTTPWWWWRQTTTVPTTTTQSVSSTPLSKQPLQFSFLVDPPIPSCQEGLYLPKFQSPTPSHGTRIKAEVNKEMEIRVKATAVYSSIQNIIFSGPTNVTKHRDTNNDFIIRWTPTEDDLGEQYPICFVVESVSWNSAYQSEMRCVLVEVQKHQVEATVTCTESAMKVEVDKASFFGLQENHLRLSDPSNTVCSLRRHSNHTHIVAIIPLNQCGTQIEEDDDYLIFKNEITTGSDDQNALITRKHLVEARFYCQYPKRGNVTLSFKVHRKTVTVWEKGFGTFTYQLEFYQDNQFGAMFSPNSYPLEYDVGDRIYMQLDASSSVNHTEMFVESCRAAPYDNPNYHPTYSIIENGCNVDPTVQIHSSPNDSKFRFSIEAFQFIGLHDQVYISCTVMMCEAGNPNTRCSRGCNNSTIHNFRRKREAVIESGKHFVSQGPLRLKREADPRGASAVNLNLNLMFVAGCLLAAVGMVCGVIIYKTKTSRVKYQPLPVHEN, encoded by the exons ATGTCCCTCCGAACCAGAGATACTTATGATGCCTGTTATTATAACCACTACTGGTATTGTTACGGTAGCAACTGCGGCCATGCAAACACTCAAGTCAGAACTCAAATTGACACAAGCACCAATACTCCATCCTACGAAAGCCAATGGTGTGAGTCAGAAACAGTTGAGACATGGACCATCCCCAGTGACAAACCTTTCAATCTCAG GGCAGCTAGCTGCTGCTGGATCGATACACGTAACTGGGTTAGTAACTGGTACTTGGATTCTCAAGTGGATTTTGGAACGAGGTCGGACACaagaaaaccaaataaattaCCTGATATTGCCATTGTCCCCTTCTTAAG AGTTCCTCAGAACTGCCCAAGAACGTACAGGCTGGCTGCCTTTGACCCTGATGGCGACCGAGTCCGCTGCAGGTATGGGAATAACCAAGGATACGAGTGTGACAACTGCCATCTCCCCTCAGGCTTCCAGCTTGACCAG GATTCTTGCACTTTACACTACCAGCACACCAATTCCGACTACAGAATCTTTGGATTTGAGATGGTGGTAGAAGATTACGCACGCGGCACTATCGACTTGTTCTACTCTGATGGATCAAGTGTTCGCAAGTATCCACTGCCTTCAAGGACGAAGAGACAAGCCTACACCACCACACCACCAACCACCACAAACAACCCCTGGTCGTGGTGGCAGCCTACCACTGCACCCACAACTacaactgcagctccaacaacaacctg GTGGTGGTGGCAGACTACCACAacaccaactacaacaacaccctggtggtggtggtggcagaCTACCACTACCACTGAACCCACAACTacaactgcagctccaacaacaacctgGTGGTGGTGGCAGACTACCACTACCACTACCATTGCACCCACTacaactgcagctccaacaacatCCTGGTGGTGGTGGCAGACTACCACAACACCAACTACAACAAGTAACccctggtggtggtggtggcagaCTACCACTACCACTGCACCCACAACTACAACtgcggctccaacaacaaccccATGGTGGTGGTGGCAGACTACCACTACCACTGCACCCACAACTACAACtgcggctccaacaacaaccccATGGTGGTGGTGGCAGACTACCACAacaccaactacaacaacaCCCTGGTGGTGGTGGCGGCAGACCACCACTGTTCCCACAACAACGACACAAAGTGTGAGCAGTACTCCCCTTAGTAAGCAACCTCTGCAGTTCTCTTTTCTAG TGGATCCGCCCATTCCCTCATGTCAGGAGGGTCTCTACCTGCCTAAATTTCAGTCTCCGACGCCTTCACATGGAACACGGATCAAGGCTGAGGTCAACAAAGAGATGGAGATCAGAGTCAAGGCAACTGCAGTATATTCATC AATCCAAAACATCATCTTCAGTGGGCCAACAAACGTCACCAAGCACAGGGACACCAATAATGACTTTATCATCAGGTGGACACCAACTGAAGATGACCTGGGAGAACAATACCCAATCTGCTTTGTGGTGGAATCAGTGAGCTG GAACTCTGCCTATCAGTCTGAGATGAGGTGTGTTCTGGTGGAAGTCCAAAAGCATCAAG TTGAAGCCACAGTGACCTGCACCGAATCCGCAATGAAGGTTGAGGTTGACAAAGCTTCCTTCTTTGGACTCCAGGAGAATCATCTTCGCCTCAGTGACCCCAGCAACACCGTCTGCAGCCTCCGCAGGCACTCCAACCACACTCACATCGTCGCCATCATTCCCCTCAACCAATGTGGGACTCAGATCGAG GAAGACGATGACTACCTCATTTTCAAGAATGAGATCACTACGGGGAGTGATGACCAAAATGCTCTGATCACCAGGAAGCATCTGGTGGAGGCCCGGTTCTACTGCCAGTACCCCAAACGGGGGAATGTGACGCTGAGCTTCAAAGTGCACAGAAAGACCGTCACGGTGTGGGAGAAAGGCTTCGGCACGTTCACATACCAGCTTGAGTTCTACCAAGACAATCAGTTCGGCGCCATGTTCAGCCCAAACTCATACCCACTGGAGTACGACGTTGGAGACAGGATCTACATGCAGCTGGACGCCAGCTCCTCTGTCAACCACACCGAGATGTTTGTGGAGTCCTGCAGAGCTGCACCGTATGACAACCCCAACTACCATCCAACCTACTCCATCATTGAGAACGG GTGCAATGTTGACCCGACTGTGCAGATCCACTCCAGCCCCAACGACAGTAAGTTCAGGTTCAGCATTGAGGCCTTCCAGTTCATCGGACTGCATGATCAG GTGTACATCAGCTGCACAGTCATGATGTGTGAAGCAGGAAACCCCAACACCAGGTGCTCAAGGGGATGCAACAACTCCACCATACACAACTTCCGCAGAAAGAGAGAGGCTGTAATCGAGAGCGGAAAGCACTTCGTTTCCCAGGGTCCTTTGCGTCTGAAGCGTGAAGCGGACCCCAGAGGGGCCTCAG CTGTCaacctgaacctgaacctgaTGTTTGTGGCTGGATGTCTCCTTGCTGCTGTTGGGATGGTCTGCGGCGTGATCATCTACAAAACCAAAACCTCCAGGGTCAAATACCAACCTCTGCCTGTAcatgaaaactga
- the LOC102230346 gene encoding uncharacterized protein LOC102230346 isoform X1, producing the protein MASAVLLLLQLLLLTSLVSASHHWGGTTSFTYKGRNPDGSVKMSLRTRDTYDACYYNHYWYCYGSNCGHANTQVRTQIDTSTNTPSYESQWCESETVETWTIPSDKPFNLRAASCCWIDTRNWVSNWYLDSQVDFGTRSDTRKPNKLPDIAIVPFLRVPQNCPRTYRLAAFDPDGDRVRCRYGNNQGYECDNCHLPSGFQLDQDSCTLHYQHTNSDYRIFGFEMVVEDYARGTIDLFYSDGSSVRKYPLPSRTKRQAYTTTPPTTTNNPWSWWQPTTAPTTTTAAPTTTWWWWQTTTTPTTTTPWWWWWQTTTTTAPTTTTAAPTTTSWWWWQTTTTTEPTTTTAAPTTTWWWWQTTTTPTTTTPWWWWWQTTTTTEPTTTTAAPTTTWWWWQTTTTTTIAPTTTAAPTTSWWWWQTTTTPTTTSNPWWWWWQTTTTTAPTTTTAAPTTTPWWWWQTTTTTAPTTTTAAPTTTPWWWWQTTTTPTTTTPWWWWRQTTTVPTTTTQSVSSTPLSKQPLQFSFLVDPPIPSCQEGLYLPKFQSPTPSHGTRIKAEVNKEMEIRVKATAVYSSIQNIIFSGPTNVTKHRDTNNDFIIRWTPTEDDLGEQYPICFVVESVSWNSAYQSEMRCVLVEVQKHQVEATVTCTESAMKVEVDKASFFGLQENHLRLSDPSNTVCSLRRHSNHTHIVAIIPLNQCGTQIEEDDDYLIFKNEITTGSDDQNALITRKHLVEARFYCQYPKRGNVTLSFKVHRKTVTVWEKGFGTFTYQLEFYQDNQFGAMFSPNSYPLEYDVGDRIYMQLDASSSVNHTEMFVESCRAAPYDNPNYHPTYSIIENGCNVDPTVQIHSSPNDSKFRFSIEAFQFIGLHDQVYISCTVMMCEAGNPNTRCSRGCNNSTIHNFRRKREAVIESGKHFVSQGPLRLKREADPRGASAVNLNLNLMFVAGCLLAAVGMVCGVIIYKTKTSRVKYQPLPVHEN; encoded by the exons ATGTCCCTCCGAACCAGAGATACTTATGATGCCTGTTATTATAACCACTACTGGTATTGTTACGGTAGCAACTGCGGCCATGCAAACACTCAAGTCAGAACTCAAATTGACACAAGCACCAATACTCCATCCTACGAAAGCCAATGGTGTGAGTCAGAAACAGTTGAGACATGGACCATCCCCAGTGACAAACCTTTCAATCTCAG GGCAGCTAGCTGCTGCTGGATCGATACACGTAACTGGGTTAGTAACTGGTACTTGGATTCTCAAGTGGATTTTGGAACGAGGTCGGACACaagaaaaccaaataaattaCCTGATATTGCCATTGTCCCCTTCTTAAG AGTTCCTCAGAACTGCCCAAGAACGTACAGGCTGGCTGCCTTTGACCCTGATGGCGACCGAGTCCGCTGCAGGTATGGGAATAACCAAGGATACGAGTGTGACAACTGCCATCTCCCCTCAGGCTTCCAGCTTGACCAG GATTCTTGCACTTTACACTACCAGCACACCAATTCCGACTACAGAATCTTTGGATTTGAGATGGTGGTAGAAGATTACGCACGCGGCACTATCGACTTGTTCTACTCTGATGGATCAAGTGTTCGCAAGTATCCACTGCCTTCAAGGACGAAGAGACAAGCCTACACCACCACACCACCAACCACCACAAACAACCCCTGGTCGTGGTGGCAGCCTACCACTGCACCCACAACTacaactgcagctccaacaacaacctgGTGGTGGTGGCAGACTACCACAacaccaactacaacaacaccctggtggtggtggtggcagaCTACCACTACCACTGCACCCACAACTacaactgcagctccaacaacaacctcATGGTGGTGGTGGCAGACTACCACTACCACTGAACCCACAACTacaactgcagctccaacaacaacctgGTGGTGGTGGCAGACTACCACAacaccaactacaacaacaccctggtggtggtggtggcagaCTACCACTACCACTGAACCCACAACTacaactgcagctccaacaacaacctgGTGGTGGTGGCAGACTACCACTACCACTACCATTGCACCCACTacaactgcagctccaacaacatCCTGGTGGTGGTGGCAGACTACCACAACACCAACTACAACAAGTAACccctggtggtggtggtggcagaCTACCACTACCACTGCACCCACAACTACAACtgcggctccaacaacaaccccATGGTGGTGGTGGCAGACTACCACTACCACTGCACCCACAACTACAACtgcggctccaacaacaaccccATGGTGGTGGTGGCAGACTACCACAacaccaactacaacaacaCCCTGGTGGTGGTGGCGGCAGACCACCACTGTTCCCACAACAACGACACAAAGTGTGAGCAGTACTCCCCTTAGTAAGCAACCTCTGCAGTTCTCTTTTCTAG TGGATCCGCCCATTCCCTCATGTCAGGAGGGTCTCTACCTGCCTAAATTTCAGTCTCCGACGCCTTCACATGGAACACGGATCAAGGCTGAGGTCAACAAAGAGATGGAGATCAGAGTCAAGGCAACTGCAGTATATTCATC AATCCAAAACATCATCTTCAGTGGGCCAACAAACGTCACCAAGCACAGGGACACCAATAATGACTTTATCATCAGGTGGACACCAACTGAAGATGACCTGGGAGAACAATACCCAATCTGCTTTGTGGTGGAATCAGTGAGCTG GAACTCTGCCTATCAGTCTGAGATGAGGTGTGTTCTGGTGGAAGTCCAAAAGCATCAAG TTGAAGCCACAGTGACCTGCACCGAATCCGCAATGAAGGTTGAGGTTGACAAAGCTTCCTTCTTTGGACTCCAGGAGAATCATCTTCGCCTCAGTGACCCCAGCAACACCGTCTGCAGCCTCCGCAGGCACTCCAACCACACTCACATCGTCGCCATCATTCCCCTCAACCAATGTGGGACTCAGATCGAG GAAGACGATGACTACCTCATTTTCAAGAATGAGATCACTACGGGGAGTGATGACCAAAATGCTCTGATCACCAGGAAGCATCTGGTGGAGGCCCGGTTCTACTGCCAGTACCCCAAACGGGGGAATGTGACGCTGAGCTTCAAAGTGCACAGAAAGACCGTCACGGTGTGGGAGAAAGGCTTCGGCACGTTCACATACCAGCTTGAGTTCTACCAAGACAATCAGTTCGGCGCCATGTTCAGCCCAAACTCATACCCACTGGAGTACGACGTTGGAGACAGGATCTACATGCAGCTGGACGCCAGCTCCTCTGTCAACCACACCGAGATGTTTGTGGAGTCCTGCAGAGCTGCACCGTATGACAACCCCAACTACCATCCAACCTACTCCATCATTGAGAACGG GTGCAATGTTGACCCGACTGTGCAGATCCACTCCAGCCCCAACGACAGTAAGTTCAGGTTCAGCATTGAGGCCTTCCAGTTCATCGGACTGCATGATCAG GTGTACATCAGCTGCACAGTCATGATGTGTGAAGCAGGAAACCCCAACACCAGGTGCTCAAGGGGATGCAACAACTCCACCATACACAACTTCCGCAGAAAGAGAGAGGCTGTAATCGAGAGCGGAAAGCACTTCGTTTCCCAGGGTCCTTTGCGTCTGAAGCGTGAAGCGGACCCCAGAGGGGCCTCAG CTGTCaacctgaacctgaacctgaTGTTTGTGGCTGGATGTCTCCTTGCTGCTGTTGGGATGGTCTGCGGCGTGATCATCTACAAAACCAAAACCTCCAGGGTCAAATACCAACCTCTGCCTGTAcatgaaaactga